In one window of Frigoriglobus tundricola DNA:
- a CDS encoding DUF4139 domain-containing protein, producing MLRKWLLVAPVAGAVGLGAGRGANGLFAAGEVKPDLKPSVSLPLTRVVLFNSGVGYFSRSGEVEGEARVDLTFPESDINDLLKSMVLEDFGKGRVSAVSYDSREPLARTLGSFAVNLTGNPTYAGIVGQLRGERIEVSVSATASNQPGKLTGTIVGVERQKLPVGGQAIDVEVLNLWCAEGMRAVKFGDIQSLRFVNPLIESEFRRALEVLAQGHDSQKKAVQLQFAGEGKRKVQVGYVVEAPIWKTSYRLVLDEQAKPYLQGWALVENPTDEDWGGVKLALVSGRPMSFRMDLYNPLYVERPVVEPELFASLRPVTYRGGFGFEAGKQDAEVAALVRLYHDLVRKNDFAGAERVAQRARQLAPDDPAVTALAEMAKLQKRVKEPENAKSDRETNFVDGLNNSEEMGPLVSSNQLNALARSRARGSLENSHLRKSTATDVGRELAARLGTGAVGNAATAAALGDTFQYVIDFPVSLSRQKSALLPIVGKDIEGARVSIYNERVQAKHPLLGLRFKNTSGAHLNQGPMTVFEGSTYAGDTRVLDVQPNEERLLSYAIDLGTEVDPKAGAGAQKITGVKAVKGIVTTVTKVTDEKTYRVVNRSQTDRTLLIEHPNRTGEQFKLVGTEKPVEDTPEVYRFQTSVKAGETKTLTVKEERDISTSVALTNTDEAHVRYFISLSEAGPGLRAKLQEALKLKSAWDEVRRELGQVVADLQRLGQDQDRIRKNLRETPKEAEVYGTYLKKLSAQEKEIDALTTKQKALMTAEFAAKNTYEEYITTISD from the coding sequence ATGCTGAGGAAGTGGCTGTTGGTGGCCCCGGTGGCGGGGGCGGTGGGTCTCGGGGCCGGGCGGGGTGCGAACGGTCTGTTCGCTGCGGGCGAGGTGAAGCCGGATCTGAAGCCATCGGTGAGCCTTCCGCTAACGCGGGTGGTGCTGTTCAACTCGGGGGTGGGGTACTTCTCGCGGAGCGGGGAGGTGGAGGGCGAGGCGCGTGTGGACCTGACGTTCCCGGAGTCGGACATCAACGACCTGCTGAAGAGCATGGTGCTGGAGGACTTCGGCAAGGGCCGGGTGTCGGCGGTGAGCTACGACTCACGTGAGCCGCTGGCCCGGACGCTGGGTTCGTTCGCGGTGAACCTGACGGGTAACCCGACGTACGCGGGGATCGTGGGCCAGTTGCGGGGCGAGCGGATCGAGGTGTCGGTGAGCGCGACGGCTTCGAACCAGCCGGGTAAGCTGACGGGCACGATCGTGGGTGTGGAGCGGCAGAAGTTGCCGGTGGGTGGGCAGGCGATCGATGTGGAGGTGCTGAACCTGTGGTGCGCGGAGGGCATGCGGGCGGTCAAGTTCGGGGACATCCAGAGCCTGCGGTTCGTAAACCCGTTGATCGAGAGTGAGTTCCGTCGTGCGCTGGAGGTGCTGGCTCAGGGCCACGATAGTCAGAAGAAGGCGGTGCAGTTGCAGTTCGCGGGTGAAGGTAAGCGGAAGGTGCAGGTGGGTTACGTGGTGGAGGCGCCGATCTGGAAGACGAGCTACCGGCTGGTGCTGGACGAGCAGGCGAAACCGTACTTGCAGGGGTGGGCGCTGGTGGAGAACCCGACGGACGAGGACTGGGGCGGTGTGAAGCTGGCGCTGGTGAGTGGTCGGCCGATGAGCTTCCGGATGGACCTGTACAACCCGCTGTACGTGGAGCGTCCGGTGGTGGAACCGGAGCTGTTCGCCTCGCTGCGGCCCGTTACCTATCGCGGCGGGTTCGGATTCGAGGCTGGCAAGCAGGATGCCGAAGTGGCGGCTCTTGTCCGCCTGTACCACGACCTCGTGCGGAAGAACGACTTTGCCGGTGCCGAGCGTGTCGCGCAACGTGCCAGACAACTCGCCCCGGATGACCCGGCCGTCACCGCGCTGGCCGAAATGGCGAAACTCCAAAAGCGGGTCAAGGAACCGGAAAACGCCAAAAGCGACCGAGAGACGAACTTCGTTGACGGCTTGAACAATTCCGAGGAGATGGGGCCGCTCGTCTCCAGCAACCAACTCAATGCCCTGGCGCGGTCCCGTGCCCGCGGGTCACTGGAGAACTCGCACCTCCGCAAGAGCACGGCGACAGACGTGGGTCGCGAACTCGCCGCACGACTCGGCACCGGAGCCGTCGGTAACGCGGCCACCGCTGCCGCGCTCGGCGACACGTTCCAGTACGTGATCGATTTCCCGGTGAGCCTGTCGCGTCAGAAGAGCGCGCTGCTTCCGATCGTGGGCAAGGACATCGAGGGGGCGCGGGTGTCGATCTACAACGAGCGCGTGCAGGCCAAGCACCCGCTGTTGGGCCTGCGGTTCAAGAACACGTCGGGGGCGCATCTGAATCAGGGGCCGATGACGGTGTTCGAGGGTAGCACGTATGCGGGTGACACGCGTGTTCTGGACGTGCAGCCGAACGAGGAGCGGCTCCTGTCCTACGCCATCGACCTGGGCACCGAGGTTGATCCCAAGGCCGGGGCCGGCGCCCAGAAGATCACGGGCGTGAAGGCGGTGAAGGGGATCGTGACCACGGTCACGAAGGTGACGGACGAGAAGACGTACCGGGTGGTGAACCGGAGTCAGACGGACCGGACGCTGTTGATCGAGCACCCGAACCGGACGGGCGAGCAGTTCAAACTGGTGGGCACCGAGAAGCCGGTCGAGGACACGCCCGAGGTGTACCGGTTCCAGACCTCAGTAAAGGCCGGGGAAACCAAAACACTGACGGTCAAAGAGGAGCGGGACATTTCTACAAGTGTCGCGCTCACGAACACAGACGAAGCGCACGTCCGGTACTTCATCAGCCTGTCGGAAGCCGGTCCCGGTCTGAGGGCGAAGTTGCAGGAGGCACTCAAACTCAAGAGCGCGTGGGACGAGGTGCGACGCGAGTTGGGCCAAGTCGTGGCCGATCTCCAGCGCCTCGGTCAGGATCAGGACCGCATCCGGAAGAACCTGCGCGAGACACCAAAAGAGGCCGAGGTGTACGGCACGTACCTCAAGAAACTCTCGGCCCAGGAGAAGGAAATCGACGCGCTGACAACGAAGCAGAAGGCGCTGATGACCGCTGAGTTCGCCGCCAAAAATACCTACGAGGAGTACATCACTACCATTTCCGACTAA
- a CDS encoding HAD-IC family P-type ATPase: MTPTISGLTSAEVAARTSEGRVNRTRSSAWADYAAIASRHAFTLFNFIVVPAAFALFYHNEWQAGISVTGTALANTLVGLFQEWRAKRQLDRLAILNAAKVRVVRDGQVSEIPADDVVLGECVLVRAGDTVVADGAAIEARYLEMDEALLTGESEPVRRQVGDRLLSGSICVAGEGCYRAEKIGAHAFAQSVASDARRYSYASSPMTHVLNRIISILSVTALLLCVLYFALYYTGRVETNRFVLMVAATITSMIPQGLVLTATVSFTIGAVVIGRRGALVQRLNAVEAMAAVDVICTDKTGTLTTNRLRLASLRVLTTDVSDADVRRRIALFAQASVDAQNKNIQALQVALGAAPSESLDQIPFKAQNRFSAVRVRDGRTERVLVLGAPEVLPTDNPVGGAELNELRRAGLRVLAFAEVPEDRVSAAAFEPDTLPGPLRCLAFVALVDELRPDAAAVLQALSAQGIAFKVISGDNPETVRGTVAHLDLPMAREPVVTGSDLAKAEDRTAFVEAHSVFGRVEPQQKVLIVEALQKGGHHVAMIGDGVNDVLPIKRADLGVAMGEGSQAAKTVSSLVLENNDFALLPETIAEGRTIVRNLRRASKLFLVKNVYSLLLILVSVSGAGGLPFPYLPQQVSLLNWLVIGVPALLIALTRERSAAVNREPFLRDVGGFAVRTGVIFAVAGVALLALSKHLWGDDLRTQRTLLLSALVLLGVTVLQRVFAGGSDRAVATDRQLSRLAPVVIPAYLIAMYWPFSARFFHLTMLGPVQWLVVVAIVLVTYAATLLSDRLVRPRV, from the coding sequence ATGACCCCAACCATTTCGGGCCTGACCTCGGCGGAAGTGGCCGCCCGGACGAGCGAGGGGCGGGTCAACCGCACCCGCTCGTCGGCGTGGGCGGACTACGCCGCGATCGCCTCCCGGCACGCCTTCACACTGTTCAACTTCATTGTGGTGCCCGCGGCGTTCGCGCTGTTTTATCACAACGAGTGGCAGGCCGGCATCTCGGTGACCGGAACGGCCCTCGCGAACACGCTCGTCGGGCTGTTTCAGGAGTGGCGGGCGAAGCGCCAGCTCGACCGGCTCGCCATTCTGAACGCGGCCAAAGTGCGCGTCGTCCGCGACGGCCAGGTGAGCGAAATTCCGGCCGATGACGTCGTTCTCGGAGAGTGCGTCCTCGTCCGCGCCGGCGACACCGTCGTCGCGGACGGTGCGGCGATCGAGGCCCGGTACCTCGAGATGGACGAAGCCCTCCTGACGGGCGAATCCGAGCCCGTCCGCCGGCAGGTCGGTGACCGCCTCCTCTCCGGAAGTATCTGCGTCGCGGGTGAGGGGTGCTACCGGGCCGAAAAGATCGGGGCCCACGCGTTCGCGCAGAGCGTCGCGTCCGATGCGCGGCGGTACAGCTACGCGTCCAGCCCGATGACGCACGTGCTCAACCGTATCATCTCCATTCTGAGCGTGACGGCATTGCTGCTCTGCGTTCTGTATTTCGCGCTGTATTACACGGGCCGGGTGGAGACGAACCGCTTTGTGCTGATGGTCGCGGCCACGATCACGTCCATGATTCCGCAGGGCCTGGTTCTGACCGCGACGGTTTCGTTCACCATCGGTGCGGTCGTGATCGGCCGGCGCGGGGCGCTCGTGCAGCGACTCAACGCCGTCGAGGCGATGGCGGCCGTCGACGTGATTTGCACGGACAAAACGGGCACGCTCACCACCAACCGCCTCCGGCTCGCGTCCCTCCGCGTGCTGACGACCGACGTTTCGGACGCCGACGTGCGCCGGCGGATCGCGCTGTTCGCGCAAGCCTCCGTAGATGCGCAGAACAAGAACATTCAGGCGCTCCAGGTGGCTCTGGGAGCGGCGCCATCGGAATCACTGGATCAGATTCCGTTCAAGGCCCAGAACCGGTTCAGCGCGGTTCGAGTTCGGGACGGACGAACGGAGCGCGTCCTCGTTCTCGGCGCGCCCGAGGTGCTCCCGACCGATAACCCGGTCGGGGGCGCCGAGTTGAATGAGCTACGGCGGGCCGGCTTGCGCGTGCTGGCGTTTGCGGAGGTGCCGGAGGACCGGGTGTCCGCTGCGGCGTTCGAGCCCGACACGCTCCCCGGTCCGCTCCGGTGCCTCGCGTTCGTCGCTCTGGTGGACGAACTGCGCCCCGACGCCGCGGCCGTCCTTCAGGCGCTGTCGGCCCAGGGGATCGCCTTCAAGGTGATCTCGGGCGACAACCCCGAAACGGTGCGCGGAACGGTCGCCCACCTCGATTTGCCGATGGCACGCGAACCGGTCGTCACCGGTTCCGATCTCGCGAAGGCCGAAGACCGGACGGCGTTCGTTGAGGCGCACAGCGTGTTCGGGCGGGTCGAACCGCAGCAAAAGGTGCTCATCGTCGAGGCGCTCCAGAAGGGCGGGCACCACGTCGCCATGATCGGGGACGGGGTGAACGACGTGCTGCCGATCAAGCGCGCCGACCTGGGCGTGGCGATGGGGGAGGGGAGTCAGGCCGCGAAGACGGTGTCGAGCCTCGTGCTGGAGAACAACGACTTCGCGCTGTTGCCCGAGACGATCGCGGAGGGGCGGACGATCGTCCGCAACTTGCGGCGGGCCTCGAAGCTGTTCCTCGTGAAGAACGTGTACTCGTTGCTCCTGATCCTCGTCTCGGTCTCCGGCGCGGGCGGCCTCCCGTTCCCGTACCTGCCGCAGCAGGTGAGCCTGCTGAACTGGCTGGTGATCGGCGTCCCCGCGCTCCTGATCGCGCTGACCCGCGAGCGGTCGGCGGCGGTCAACCGCGAGCCGTTTCTGCGCGACGTGGGCGGGTTCGCCGTCCGCACGGGCGTGATCTTCGCGGTCGCCGGCGTGGCGCTACTCGCCCTGTCCAAGCACCTCTGGGGCGACGACCTGCGAACTCAGCGAACGCTGCTGCTGTCGGCGCTCGTGCTGCTCGGGGTCACGGTCCTGCAACGGGTGTTCGCCGGCGGGAGCGACCGGGCCGTCGCCACCGACCGGCAGTTGAGCCGGCTCGCCCCCGTCGTGATCCCGGCCTACCTGATCGCGATGTACTGGCCGTTCTCGGCGCGGTTCTTTCACCTGACCATGCTCGGCCCGGTGCAATGGCTCGTCGTGGTCGCGATCGTTCTCGTCACCTACGCCGCTACTCTGCTCAGTGATCGATTGGTCCGGCCGCGAGTGTGA
- the rpsU gene encoding 30S ribosomal protein S21, with protein MGLRMRVHDREPIGAALRRFKKLVERSGLKRELRAHEYYEKPCEARSRKEAKRRSAIKKAALGKPVKKERTY; from the coding sequence ATGGGATTGCGAATGCGGGTTCACGACCGGGAGCCGATCGGGGCGGCCCTGCGGCGGTTCAAGAAACTGGTCGAGCGGAGCGGGCTGAAGCGGGAGCTACGGGCGCACGAGTACTACGAGAAGCCGTGCGAGGCCCGGAGCCGCAAGGAGGCCAAGCGCCGCAGCGCCATCAAGAAGGCCGCCCTCGGCAAGCCCGTCAAGAAAGAACGCACCTACTAA